The sequence CCACGCCGATGTACCCCGCGCCGACCACGACCGCCCGGCGGCCCTCCGTGCGCCGCAGGGTTCCCATCAGCCGTTGGCCGTCGTCCAGGCTCTGGATGCCGTGGACCCCGTGCGCGCCGATGCCGGGGAGCCGGGGGCGGACCGGACGGGCGCCCGTCGCCAGGACCAGCTTGTCGTACTCCGTCCAGGATTCGGACCCCGTGTCCAGATCGCGGGCGCGGACCCGGGACCCGGAAAGATCGAGCTCCACGACCTCCGTGCGCATGCGCAGATCGATGTCCCGGGCCCGGTGCTCCTCGGGGGTACGGGCGATCAGGTCGTCGCGTTCGGCGACCTGACCGCCGACCCAGTACGGGATCCCGCACGCCGAGTAGGAGGTGAAGTGCCCGCGCTCGAAGGCCACGATCCCCAGCTCCGCCGGGCCCTTCAGCCTGCGGGCCTGTGACGCGGCGGACATCCCCGCCGCGTCACCGCCCACCACCACCAGTCGTTCCGTCGCCATCGTCCGTACCGCCCCTTCACCACCGTCGGATGGTGAACACGCTACGGCCGAACGCGCGTTCAGTCCTGTACGTCGGCCTCCGCGTCCGGAGCCTTCCGGGCCGCCGGCACCGTCGGCCGCCACGGCGCCGGGGCCGGCTTCGGCGCCGCCGGACGCCACCGCCGGTAGACCCGGAACAGCACCAGCACCACCGCGGCCGTCAGCGCGAACGGCAGCACCGCGCCCACCGCCACCGTCAGATAGCGCACGACCTTCGTGAAGACGTCCCAGCCCCCGCCCAGCGCCCCCAGGAAGGTGGGCTCCTTCTTCTTCTCCTTCTTCTCCGGCTCCGGCTTCGCGACCGGCTCCGAGACCTCCAGCGTGATCGTGCCCAGCGAGGTCCGGTCCTTCAGCGCCGTCTGCTGCGCGAGCAACGACTCCAGGTCGGACTGACGGCGCGACAGCTCGCTCTCCAGCATCACCACCTCGCTCAGCGCCGAGGCCTTGCCCATCATCTCCCGCACCCGCGCCACGCTGGCCTGCTGCGAGGCGACACGGCTGCCGATGTCGGCGACCTTCTCCGTGACGTCCTGCGCGTCGACCTTGCGGTGCAGGAGCTTCCCGCTGCCCTCCATGGCGCCGAGCACGGCGTCGTAGCGCTCGCCCGGCACCCGCAGGGTCAGCGTCGAGGTCATCCGGCCGTTCTCGCCGCGCTTGGTGGACTCGTTGCCGACGTAGCCGCCCGCGTCGTCGGCGGCCGTGCGGGCCGCGGCGAGCGTCTTCTGGACGTCCGCCGTCTCGATGCCGAGCGTCGCCGTGCGGATGACGTTCGGGCGGACCGCGACCGGCGGCCGGTCGTTCTTACCGGTGTCGGTGGAGGAGCCCGCGGCGCCCGCGGACCCCGCCGGCGCCGGGGCCGCCGCGGCGCCCTCCGGAGCCTTGCCGTCGGCGGCGGGCGCCACCGCGGCCTTGTCGTTCGCGGAGCCCTGGCCGCTCGCCCCGCAGCCGGTGAGGGCGAGCGCCCCGACCAGCGAGAGGGCGGCCAGGGCCGCCGCGGAACGGTGTCTGTCGAAGCTACGCATCGCTGTGAACCCCCGAGGATCGGCTGGTGTTGCCGGTTCGACGTCCAGAGTCCCGTCGCGGGTTTCGAATCCACGGTCCCGGGGTGATCCCGATGAGGTCACGGTCCGGCCTCGGAGATCGGTCTGAGACGATGTGTCCATGCACGAAGCGGACATGCGTACGGATCGGCCGGGCGGCTCACCCCGGTCCGCCGGCTCCCCGGGCCACGCCGTCGTCATCGGCGGCGGTATCGCGGGCCTCGCGGCAGCCCACCGGCTGCTCGCCGAAGGCGTCCGCGTCACCCTGCTGGAAGCCGGACCGCGGCTCGGCGGCAAGCTGTACTCCGGTGAGCTCGCCGGCGCCCCCGTGGACCTCGGCGCCGAATCCATGCTCGCCCGCCGCCCCGAGGCCGTGGCCCTCGCCGAGGCCGTGGGCCTGGCCGACGCCGTGCAGCCGCCCGCCACCGCCACCGCCCACCTGTGGACCCGCGGCGCGCTGCGGCCGATGCCGCGCGGCCATGTCATGGGCGTCCCCGGCGACCTGGGACCGCTCGCCGCCTCCGGGGTGCTCTCCGCCGAGGGACTGGCCCGTATCGAGGCCGAGCGGACGCTGCCGCCCACCGAGATCGGCGACGACGTCGCCGTCGGCGAGTACGTCGCGGCCCGCCTCGGCCACGAGGTCGTCGACCGGCTGGTGGAACCGCTGCTCGGCGGGGTCTACGCGGGCGACGCCTATCGCATCTCCATGCGGGCCGCCGTGCCCCAGCTCTTCGAGGTCGCCCGTACGCACGCCCTCCTGGGCGACGGCGTCCGCGCGTTGCAGCGCCGGGCGCAGGCCTCGCCCCAGCAGGCCGGCCCGGTCTTCGCCGGCATCGACGGCGGGATCGGACGGCTCCCGATCGCCGTCGCCGAGGCCTGCCGCGCCGCGGGGGCCCGGCTCGTCACCGACACCCCCGTCAGCGAGGTCGTCCGTACGGCCGAGGGCTGGCGGGTGGTGGCCGGCGCCGAGGTCGTCGACGCCGACGCCGTGATCCTGGCCACGCCGGCCGGGGCCGCCGCACGGCTGCTGGACGGGCTCGCCCCGGCCGCCGCCGCCGAACTGCGCGGGGTCGAGTACGCCTCGATGGCCCTCATCACCATGGCGTTCCGCCGCTCCGACCTGCCGGAGTCCGTCTCCGACGGCGGCGCCAGCGGATTCCTCGTACCGCCCGTCGACGGCCGGACCATCAAGGCCTCCACCTTCTCCAGCAACAAGTGGGCCTGGGCCGGGACGGATCCCGACCTCTTCCTTCTGCGCACCTCGGTCGGCCGGCACGCGGACGAGAAGGACCTGTCGCGCGAGGACGGCGAGCTCGTCGACGTGTCCCTCGCCGACCTCGGCGAGGCCGTGGGCCTCGCGGCCCGGCCGATCGCCTCCACCGTCACCCGCTGGGAGGGCGGACTGCCCCAGTACCCGGTCGGCCACCTCGACCGGGTCGCCCGGATCCGCAGCGCCGTCGCGGCCCTGCCGGGCCTCGCGGTGTGCGGCGCGGTCTACGACGGCGTGGGCATCCCGGCCTGCGTCGCGAGCGCCGGCAAGGCCGTGGACGCGGTGATCGCCGCGCTCGGCGCGCGTACGGCACCCCTGGCACAGACCACTGATCAGCGCACGGGACAATAGGCACATGACTGCACCAGAGAAGATTCCCAACGCGGGGAAGAAGGCGAAGGACCTCAACGAGGTCATCCGCTACACCCTGTGGTCCGTCTTCAAGCTGAAGGACGTTCTTCCCGAGGACCGCACCGGCTACGCCGACGAGGTCCAGGAGCTGTTCGACCAGCTTGCCGCCAAGGACATCACCGTCCGCGGCAGCTACGACGTCTCCGGCCTGCGCGCCGACGCCGACGTCATGATCTGGTGGCACGCCGAGACGGCGGACGAGCTGCAGACCGCCTACAACCTGTTCCGCCGCACCAAGCTGGGCCGCGCCCTGGAGCCGGTGTGGTCGAACATGGCCCTGCACCGCCCGGCCGAGTTCAACAAGTCGCACATCCCGGCCTTCCTGGCCGACGAGGTCGCGCGCGAGTACGTCAGCGTGTACCCCTTCGTGCGCAGTTACGACTGGTACCTGCTGCCCGACGAGGACCGCCGCCGCATGCTCGCCGACCACGGCAAGATGGCCCGCGGCTACCCCGACGTGCGCGCCAACACCGTCGCCTCCTTCTCCCTGGGCGACTACGAGTGGCTGCTGGCCTTCGAGGCGGACGAGCTGTACCGCATCGTCGACCTCATGCGTCACCTGCGCGCCTCCGAGGCCCGCATGCACGTCCGTGAAGAGGTGCCCTTCTACACCGGGCGCCGCAAGTCCGTCGCCGACCTGGTGGCCGGGCTCGCCTGAGACCTCCCCTGGGGGGAAGGACCGGAGGACGACCACACCGTCAGGTGAGTTCCTCCGGTGGATCGGGAGGCTGGTCCGGAAGACGGCCCCTGCCCCCGAAACGACGCAGCCGGAGATCCCGCCCGGAAGTTCAGACGACAGGCGGCAGCAGTGCCCTGTGGGTGCTCGCTGCCCGGTCGTCCAGCGACACCGGTGCGGGCTCCGGATGCGGCGCACACGTGACACGCCACCCGGGGGTGGCGCCCGTCAGCAGATACCGCTCCACGTGACGGTCGACGCAGCCGTTGCGGCCGCCGACCACTCCGTGGGAGCCGGCCCCCGTCTCCGTCACCAGCGAAGCCCCCGCGCCGAGCCGCCGCTGCAGTTCCAGCGCGCCCGGGTACGGCGTCGCCCCGTCCCGCTCCGCCGCGACCACCAGGGTCCCGGGCAGCCGCTCCGGCTGCGCCCCGACCGCCACCGGCCGCTGCCGCTCCCGTACCGGCCAGGAGGCGCACGGGAGGTTCAGGAAGGCATTGGCCCAGGTCTCGAACGGGGCTTCGCGCGCCAGCTCGGTGTGGTCGCGGTCCCAGGTCTCCCAGTCCGCGGGCCAGGAGGCGTCGTTGCACAACACCGCCGTGTACACCGCCGTCGCGTTCTCCGCCTCGGCCGCCGTCCGGGGGTCCGGGGCTGCCTGGGCGGTCAGTCGCGCGGGATCGCCGCGCAGGAAGGCCGCGAGGGCCGCCGCCCGGTCCGGCCACACGTCGTCGTAGTACACGGCCTGGAGGTAGGCGGCCCGCAGTTCGCCGGTGCCGACGACCCCGCCCGCCGGAGTACGGGCCACCGCGTCCCGCACGCGCGCATAGCTCGCCTGCACCGCCGCCGGGGTGGCGCCGAGGCCGTACGTGGCGTGGTGCCGGGCCGCCCAGGCGCGGAAGTCGTACCAGCGGCGCTCGAAGCCGGCCGACTGGTCGAGGTTGTTGCGGTACCAGACGCGGCGCGGGTCGGGGTCGACCGCCGAGTCCAGGACCATCCGTCCTACGCGCCCCGGATGCAGGGTGGCGTAGACGGCGCCGAGGTAGGTGCCGTACGAGGCGCCCATGAAACTCAGCTTCCGCTCACCGAGCGCGGCCCGCAGGACGTCCAGATCGCGGGCGTTGTTGAGCGTCGTGTAGTGCGGCAGGGCCGCGCCGGCCCGCCGCGCGCAGCCGCGGGCGTAGGCCCGGGCGGCCGCCAGACGCTGCGTCTTGTACACGGGCGAGGGGTCGGCCGGGACCTGGGTGGGACCCTTGGCCCCCCGGGCGGGGTCCTGGCAGGAGAGCGGGGCGGAGCGGCCCACGCCGCGCGGGGCGTAGCCGACCAGGTCGTAGGCGGCGGCGATCCGCTCCCAACCGGGGAGGTCGGCGAGCAGCGGGAAGTACATGCCGGAGGCTCCGGGGCCGCCCGGGTTGTGGACGAGCGCGCCCTGACGGACGGCGCCGCGGGCGCCGGTCGCGGCGACCTTGCTGACGGTGAGGGAGATCTGCGGACCGTCGGGGCGGGCGTAGTCGAGCGGGACGCGCAGGGTCGCGCACCGGACCGGGGCGGGCAGTTCCTCGGCGTCGGGGCAGCGGCGGAAGTCGAGGCCGCCGCTGCCTTCGGCCGTGGCCCGGGCCGCCGCGCGGCGGGCGACGAGGGCGGCGCCCGCGGCGGCCTCGGTGGCCGTCCCGTCGGTATCGCCGGTGGGGCCGGGCGGGCTCGGCCGCGCGGCATGGGCCGGAACGCAGAGAAGGACGGAGAGCGCCGCCCCGGCCGCCGCCCGACCCGCGAGTCCCGTCCGCATGGCGGCCCCTTCCTCTCCTCCGATGAACAGATGAGAGGTCGGGGCGCCGTCCTTGTAAAGGATCACCGGCGGGTGTCGGCGCCGATGGCCCCGTTGCCGCGGATTCCGACCCCGGTTGCCGTACGCCCGGCGGTCAGGAACTGCTGCCGCAGCTGGAACTGGACGAACTGCCGCAACTCGACGAACTGCCGCAACTGGAGCTGGAGGAACTGCCGCAGCTGGAACCGGACGAGCCGCCGCAGCCGGAGCCGGACGAACCACCGCAGCCGGAGCCGCCGCCCGAGGACCCGCAGCCCGAACCACTGCCGCAACTGGAACCGCCACCACCACCGTCGCTCCCGGCGCACCAGACGATCGGCAGCACCTCGGCCCCCGACCACTGAGAGGAGCTGTCCGTGCTGTGGGAGCGGGTGGAGCGGGTGTGCGACTGGGCCGCGGCCAGCCGGGTGCCGCGCACCGCGGGCACCAACTGCTGCCGCAGATACGGGTCCCGCAGACCCCGGAGCCCGAACAGCGCCGTCTGCACGTGCGGGGCCCGGTCGTTCAGGTGGGCGGAGCGGATCGCGCGCAGCGCCCGCGCCCCGGCCTTGGTGACCCGGCTCTTGGCACGGGCCGCGCAGACCAGGCCGACCACGATGCCGCCCACCAGGACGACCGCCACCTTCCCGATGAACGGAACCCCGGAACCGGAATCGAGGGCGAGCGCCACGACGGTCAGCACCAGCGACACCGGGAACAGCAGCAGCGCGCACACCACGGCCTGGATCAGCCCGTGGCGGCGCACGCGGCGCAGCCCGGATCCGGGCGGGGTGATCAGCCCGCGGTCGGCCAGCGCGCCCCCGATCTCCTGCACGGCCGGGTCGCACATGGCGCCGTAGCGCACCTGGTAGAGCCATCCCGAAGGCGCCGCCCGGTGGGCCTGGAGGACGGCCCGCTCGGCGGGGTCGACGGCCCGTGCCCCGGGGCGTACCTGGACGATGCCCGGGCCGCCGGCCACCAGCCGGCCGTCGCCGAGCATGGAGACGAGCGCGGCGTCCACGACGGTGCCGGGGCCGCCCACCAGGAAGGCGGCCTCGGACAGGTCGTGCAGCACGGGCGGGGGTCCCGCGGGCGCGGACCGGGCGCCGCGAAGCCTGACCATCAGCAGGACGGAGGAGAGGAAGACGGCGATCCAGATCGCCACGGCGAGGAGGTTCATGCGGCTCTCCCCGACAGCGTCCGGGCCCAGCGCACGATCCGGCGGGGCGGTTTGGCCCCGGCCCGGTCCCGCCACCAGAGGGTGAGCCGACGCCGGGCGGCCGGATCGGCCGGCAGGTCCCGGATCAGCAGGTCCTCGGCGAAGTCCAGCGCGTCCCGACGGTATCCGGAGGTCATCGGGCGGTCCTTGGCGTAGGAGAGGAAGGCCTCACGGTACGGGTCCGGGCCGCCCAGGATCACGGGCAGCTCGGGAGCCACCTTCGCGACCACGTCGGCCCGCTTGGCGGCCAGGGCCCGGGCCTGCACCCGGATGCGCCGGCGGTCGAAGCCCTCGGGTACGGGGGTGCCGGCCACCAGCGCCGACAGCAGCGCGGCCTGGACGAGCGCCACCCGGGTCCGGGTCGACTCCGCGACGGGGCCCGACTCCGCGACCGGATCCAGCTCCGCGACCGGGTCCGGCTCGGCGATCGGGTCCGGCTCGGTGCGCGCCGCGTCCGCGGACCCGGCGGTGATCGGGGCCGCGGGCGCGGCCGGTCCGGCCGTCACCACGGCGCGGATCGCGGCCAGCTCGCCCGCGAGCTCGGCCTCCGAGGGGAAGTCGTCGTCCCGCTCCAGCAGGACGCCCGCCGGCTCCACCCGCGAGCGCAGCTCGGCCAGCAGGTCGAGGACCACCGGCGGGACCGGGTGCGCGTGGGTGTCGTGCCAGACGCCGGCCCGCTCGATCCCGCCCGCCACGTGCACGTACGCCAGTGCCTCCAGCGGGATGGCGTCCAGCACGACGGCCGGGTCCTCGCCCCGGTTGACCCGGTTGGTGTGCAGGTTGGCCACGTCGATGAGCAGCCGGACACCGGTCCGCTCGACCAGCTCCGTGAGGAACTGCCCTTCCGTCAGCTCCTCGCCCGGCCACGCGAACAACGCGGCGATGTTCTCCAGGGCGAGGGGGACCGGCAGGGCGTCCTGCGCGATCCGCACGTTCTCGCACAGCACGTCCAGCGCGTCGCGGGTGCGCGGTACCGGCAGCAGATGCCCTGCCTCCAGCACCGGCGAGGAGGTCCGTACGAAGGCGATGTGCTCGGTGACGAGCGGCGCCCCCAGCGCCACCGCCCGCTCGCCGAGCGCCGCCAGCTTCGCCGCATCGGGGCGGTCCGCGCCGCCGAGGCCGAGCGAGACCCCGTGCGGCACCACGCGCGTGCCCCGCTCGCGCAGTCGCAGCAGGGACTCGGGCAGGTGGCCCGGACATACGTTCTCGGCCACCACCTCGACCCAGTCCAGGCCGGAAAGCCGCTCGACGGCGTCCGCGATCTCCGGCCGCCAGCCGATGCCCACCCCCAGGTG comes from Streptomyces virginiae and encodes:
- a CDS encoding DUF4349 domain-containing protein, giving the protein MRSFDRHRSAAALAALSLVGALALTGCGASGQGSANDKAAVAPAADGKAPEGAAAAPAPAGSAGAAGSSTDTGKNDRPPVAVRPNVIRTATLGIETADVQKTLAAARTAADDAGGYVGNESTKRGENGRMTSTLTLRVPGERYDAVLGAMEGSGKLLHRKVDAQDVTEKVADIGSRVASQQASVARVREMMGKASALSEVVMLESELSRRQSDLESLLAQQTALKDRTSLGTITLEVSEPVAKPEPEKKEKKKEPTFLGALGGGWDVFTKVVRYLTVAVGAVLPFALTAAVVLVLFRVYRRWRPAAPKPAPAPWRPTVPAARKAPDAEADVQD
- the hemG gene encoding protoporphyrinogen oxidase, whose protein sequence is MRTDRPGGSPRSAGSPGHAVVIGGGIAGLAAAHRLLAEGVRVTLLEAGPRLGGKLYSGELAGAPVDLGAESMLARRPEAVALAEAVGLADAVQPPATATAHLWTRGALRPMPRGHVMGVPGDLGPLAASGVLSAEGLARIEAERTLPPTEIGDDVAVGEYVAARLGHEVVDRLVEPLLGGVYAGDAYRISMRAAVPQLFEVARTHALLGDGVRALQRRAQASPQQAGPVFAGIDGGIGRLPIAVAEACRAAGARLVTDTPVSEVVRTAEGWRVVAGAEVVDADAVILATPAGAAARLLDGLAPAAAAELRGVEYASMALITMAFRRSDLPESVSDGGASGFLVPPVDGRTIKASTFSSNKWAWAGTDPDLFLLRTSVGRHADEKDLSREDGELVDVSLADLGEAVGLAARPIASTVTRWEGGLPQYPVGHLDRVARIRSAVAALPGLAVCGAVYDGVGIPACVASAGKAVDAVIAALGARTAPLAQTTDQRTGQ
- the hemQ gene encoding hydrogen peroxide-dependent heme synthase: MTAPEKIPNAGKKAKDLNEVIRYTLWSVFKLKDVLPEDRTGYADEVQELFDQLAAKDITVRGSYDVSGLRADADVMIWWHAETADELQTAYNLFRRTKLGRALEPVWSNMALHRPAEFNKSHIPAFLADEVAREYVSVYPFVRSYDWYLLPDEDRRRMLADHGKMARGYPDVRANTVASFSLGDYEWLLAFEADELYRIVDLMRHLRASEARMHVREEVPFYTGRRKSVADLVAGLA
- a CDS encoding alpha/beta hydrolase, which produces MRTGLAGRAAAGAALSVLLCVPAHAARPSPPGPTGDTDGTATEAAAGAALVARRAAARATAEGSGGLDFRRCPDAEELPAPVRCATLRVPLDYARPDGPQISLTVSKVAATGARGAVRQGALVHNPGGPGASGMYFPLLADLPGWERIAAAYDLVGYAPRGVGRSAPLSCQDPARGAKGPTQVPADPSPVYKTQRLAAARAYARGCARRAGAALPHYTTLNNARDLDVLRAALGERKLSFMGASYGTYLGAVYATLHPGRVGRMVLDSAVDPDPRRVWYRNNLDQSAGFERRWYDFRAWAARHHATYGLGATPAAVQASYARVRDAVARTPAGGVVGTGELRAAYLQAVYYDDVWPDRAAALAAFLRGDPARLTAQAAPDPRTAAEAENATAVYTAVLCNDASWPADWETWDRDHTELAREAPFETWANAFLNLPCASWPVRERQRPVAVGAQPERLPGTLVVAAERDGATPYPGALELQRRLGAGASLVTETGAGSHGVVGGRNGCVDRHVERYLLTGATPGWRVTCAPHPEPAPVSLDDRAASTHRALLPPVV
- a CDS encoding TIGR04222 domain-containing membrane protein, with amino-acid sequence MNLLAVAIWIAVFLSSVLLMVRLRGARSAPAGPPPVLHDLSEAAFLVGGPGTVVDAALVSMLGDGRLVAGGPGIVQVRPGARAVDPAERAVLQAHRAAPSGWLYQVRYGAMCDPAVQEIGGALADRGLITPPGSGLRRVRRHGLIQAVVCALLLFPVSLVLTVVALALDSGSGVPFIGKVAVVLVGGIVVGLVCAARAKSRVTKAGARALRAIRSAHLNDRAPHVQTALFGLRGLRDPYLRQQLVPAVRGTRLAAAQSHTRSTRSHSTDSSSQWSGAEVLPIVWCAGSDGGGGGSSCGSGSGCGSSGGGSGCGGSSGSGCGGSSGSSCGSSSSSSCGSSSSCGSSSSSSCGSSS
- a CDS encoding DUF692 domain-containing protein, coding for MKPMAHLGVGIGWRPEIADAVERLSGLDWVEVVAENVCPGHLPESLLRLRERGTRVVPHGVSLGLGGADRPDAAKLAALGERAVALGAPLVTEHIAFVRTSSPVLEAGHLLPVPRTRDALDVLCENVRIAQDALPVPLALENIAALFAWPGEELTEGQFLTELVERTGVRLLIDVANLHTNRVNRGEDPAVVLDAIPLEALAYVHVAGGIERAGVWHDTHAHPVPPVVLDLLAELRSRVEPAGVLLERDDDFPSEAELAGELAAIRAVVTAGPAAPAAPITAGSADAARTEPDPIAEPDPVAELDPVAESGPVAESTRTRVALVQAALLSALVAGTPVPEGFDRRRIRVQARALAAKRADVVAKVAPELPVILGGPDPYREAFLSYAKDRPMTSGYRRDALDFAEDLLIRDLPADPAARRRLTLWWRDRAGAKPPRRIVRWARTLSGRAA